The nucleotide window GGGctaaaaccgctaaattgcttTTCAATAGAAGTCtggtaataaaaatgttaaaactcttGTAAACGCCATGTAATTGTCCAAAGCTGAAAGATTACATCACTAATGGTGCCCCTTTATTCTTGTCTGCATGTCTTCTGTATCATGCAAGTGGAAACTGGGCtatctaaaagaaaagaaaagtcaatAAGGCAATTTCATAATGATAGGCGTGCAAAATGTCCACATGTGGCCAGTGCTGCCATCTGCCTGTACAAAGGATCTTTACAAAGCTCAGCCGACAGTGTGGCAGAGTGTGGAAGGCAGATGCATCGGGACAAAATGGAGATTTGAGCTGAATGAGACAGCGGCAAGATTACTCTGCTACCATTCACTCTAAAAATCAATGGCACGTCATAGAGAAGAGTGCACAAAGTTGATCATTATGACCCAATTCATCCGTCCAGGCAGCCATCACCATACACAATGATGATCAAAATCAAATTACAAGGTTTCAACGTGGAATATCCTACTATatgttgtgattttcttttatagCTACAGCAATTATTTCCTAATGTTCAACCAaagctaaaaaataataataattgaaataaTAATCAGGTAAATTCTGGAAGTTGTATCAAAGACCCTCATTTAGACATTACACCACTGTGTGTGTCCAAAGAGCAGCCTGACTTAACTACAGGCATTATATTAAAATCAGggtaataataatgaaaaacatacagtatattCTGTTTTACGAAACAGAAAATTAACACATGTTGTGCTGAATTCAAGAATAAAACAAAGCCTCAGGAATAGACTAATCTGACAATATATATTAATGTAAATGTGAGGGAAACTGTGTGCCTATTTTCCATAATTCTTGGATCAAGTCCAACTGGAATTCAAAGATACGGCCCCCTCCCACAGATTTCTTGTATGTTAACTTGTTTTGTACACATAAATGTCAATTTTAATAACATGCAAtaatctgacatttttaaaacaaaatgccgTTTATAAAAGATATATTCATATgtttaagggaaaaaaatgctatCCAAAGCAACCTGGTCtggtgtgaaaagaaaaatcttttaaaataactGATCAGTCTCATAAATAAGACTTatcttttttacatgtttaagaaTTATCTCATTGACCGTTTCTTAATTATAACTTGGCAGTCTGTTAAATTTGATTTAGCCATTTCATAATCATGAGCTATCTATTCAGATGGCTCCACGAGATTGTATCAATTTAGAAAGAAAAGTCATTGATACCCTATCCAACATTTTTGATACAGTTCATTATGATATAATTTCTCATAAATCTTGATTATGAGATAAAGTATTCGAATTATGAGAAGGCCAATTCCTAATTACAGCCTTTTTTCATAGTTATCTCCTAGTAAATGCGGGATAGTATATTCTGAACCGCTGTTTAAAAGCCTGCAAGTCCTGCGAATCTCGGTAGTTGTAATTTTCCTTATTGTTACAGTGGTGGACAATCTATAGCTAAAGTGGATCAGTTTGATTCAGGTTTATTCCCAACGTAATTCTTCGCGTGTTTCACTGGGGGTGTTTAACAATGGCCAACTATTCCGAGAGGAAACGTCGCATTTTCCACTCGAAAAGCAAAACAACCAGAAGTTCCTTGTTGGTCGAAACCGGAAGTCGTGCAGACTGCATCGTGCGTAACGTCACACATACCTCTTCCTGGCCTGCTGGCAACATTTTAATAAGATGGAAAATTAACCCCCcacaaaattacaaatattttctaTATGCTGCCAGAGTTATTCTACAGCCAATTAATCGAGGTGTCGACATAAATATAGCGATAACTGTCGATAATTACAGGTATAGTTCTCCCAGAACAAGGAAACACTGCCGCCTAGCGGTGGGGGAAGAGACAGGAGGACTTCCCGCGGAGAGGAGAGAAGAACGCGGTAAAACAAGGAGAGGACAGCATGGCATCCGACAGCAGCATGGCGAACGGCAACGGACAGGAGGCTGCTTCCCTGAACGGAGAGCCGGTGCTTAAGCGGCCGAGGGAGAACGTGCCGCCGGAAGTGTCGCTCCGCACCCCGAGGGAGCCCCAGAACAAAGTGACCGTGGTGCTCGGAGCCCAGTGGGGCGACGAGGGCAAGGGGAAAGTTGTGGACTTGCTCGCAATGGATGCGGATATTGTATGCAGGTGCCAGGTACCGAACTACACTTCCCGTGTTAACGTCGGAATATATTCGTTACGTCATTTATGTGTTTTCCCCCATTTCCATATTTGAACTAACGGTAATATTAACGACTGGTGAGTGGAagtcggactgtttttttttttttttttttgctgatgttACTTATTCATGACCCGCCGCTCTGACGTCATCATCCTGCCCGGATGTGGCAGAGAGGTTGATACATGCTAGCAAGTCCATTGCTTGTCCCCTACGTTAGTGTCCTGCAGTCACGAGCGGGGACGCGAACAGAGAGCGCAGCGCGTGACCTCCGCACACCGAGAAGCACGTCCGTTATGTGAGGCGTCGACCTTGCAGAAAGCAGCTGTCCCGGCAGCACTTCCCAGCATCCGCTCTGGGACGTTTGGTCCAACGAAATGTCCCCCCTCTGTCCACCGGCGGCGGCAGCACGCAGCCTTAAGAGGCTTAGTCAGAAGATTCCACCGCCTGATCTGTGGTCGGCTGCCAACCCGAGGTGTTGTCTGACGgcctgttttgtgttgctgtgtttttgcaGGGAGGAAACAATGCCGGTCACACTGTGGTCGTGGACTCGGTGGAGTATGACTTCCACCTGCTGCCCAGCGGCGTGCTCAACAAGAAGGCCATCTCATTCATCGGTATGTCTCCGTTCACGCCACCAGGGCAGAACATGGCGGCGTGGTGGCAGCGCCAAGGCGTAGCATCCTTATCTCTCGTCATCTCTCGTCCCCCATTCACTCCAGAAAACGATGGAGTGAACGGGGGACACCGAACGCAAAGAACGGCTCTCGGTCAGAATAGCTGAGCAGAAAGCTGCGCAGAGACGCGTCAATCTCGTTTAACTTGCCGTACTGTGCCCTGCAAATGCATTCACACCCCCATGAGCTTTTATTAAGCCAGGTCGGACGGTTTCTTCTCTGACCGGAGCAGCTTCTCCCACGCGTTTGCTGAGCTCCCCTGTCGGCTTTTGACAAACTGCAAAGGGGATTTCAACCGTTGCGTTGTTTACAGGCTCTCCCACCTGAGCGGCGGATCTCTGGAGCTCCCCCAGAGCTCCTGGGCTGCGTCTCTGATCCATGCTCTGCTTGTTGTCTGGTCGGCCATTCTAGCTGGACGGCAGTGTCCAGGCAGTGTGAATACTTTCTCGAGGCGCTGGGGGAGTCCTGAACGCCTCTTTCGGTCTTTGTTGTGTCTGTGAAGTCTTATATTTGAGACATGGCTGTATTATCGTCGTTATCTCGTTAATCTTTTGCTCCGTTTTTGCACATTCTACCTTTTTgttagatgtattttttttgtttttcagtcccCTAGCCTCATAAATGCAAGAAATATATACTCTGTAGGACTTTAAGATgcataaagtaatttttttttttttttttcgaacaGGCAACGGAGTGGTGATCCACCTGCCCGGTCTGTTCGAAGAGGCTGAAAAGAATCTGCGGAAGGGCAAAGGTTAGAAACGCCTCTCGTCTTTCCAGTCAGACCAGAGagattttggttaaaaaaaacaaaaaaaacaaaacagctgagacaacaagtgaagttttttttttcttccatgtcaTGCAGGACTTCAGGGATGGGAGGAGAGGTTGAAGATTTCCGATCGGGCCCACATTGGTTGGTTTGCATTGTTCTCTCTTTCCCtttcaggtcttttttttttttttgatcgaGAGACGATCTTACTCTCTGTTCACTCTCTCCACCTCTAGTGTTCAACTTCCACCAAGCTGTGGATGGAATCCAggagcagcagcggcagcagcaagAAGGCAAAAAGTGTGTCTTTTAGTGTGGGACTGGGCTCGTCTGCTGCTGAAGTGTTTAAGATCGTCAGTTTTGATGTGacaaattgtgcttttttttttggttcttcaGTTTGGGGACCACTAAGAAAGGTATCGGACCTGCCTACTCATCCAAGGCAGCTCGCAACGGCCTGCGAGTGTGTGACCTCGTCTCAGACTTCAAGGTTTTTGAAGAGAAGTGAGTAACGGTGTGTGTGGCTTGTCCTGCCGGTGTGGTTCCACCCGGACGGCACATGGTTGccaggtttgctgtgtcccccaGCACAGACTcaggagcatggaggagattcctGGAGACAGGCAGTTAATCTAGGAGAGATGGACAGGAACCTTGgaggtccttaacccatcagcagaAGCGGTAGCTGCTCCTCTGtggaaggaggaacaggaggagttCTGCCAGAGCCCTAAGGTGATCTGCAGCGGGTCGCTGGTGTGAATATCTCTGAGCAAACCACTAGAACCAGACTTGATGAGGGTGGCCTGATGGGCCAACGTCCTCTAGTTCCTGTGCTCCCTGCCCAGCACCATGAAGGCCGACTGGTATTCATACATAACACTGGAAGTGGCAGCTTGGCACTGGTTCCCTGTTCTCTACCCAGATGAGGTCAGGGtcactctgagctcatgtgacagaCCTGGAAAGGTCTGGAGAAgccgtggagaacgttctgctgcctgcaacaccGTTCAGCATGGTTTCTTTGGTGGTGGTCAGCGTCTCCATGGAGGGACGcacagacctgtacaggataaaCGACGGCACCCTGACAGGTATAAAGTCCTTAGACACTGgtggtcctgggttcctcctggtgcatgATGGTTCCTGGCCTCATGGAGCAGATGTCGGcagttcctggaggatgaaggaattGGTACCATTGATTGGTCTCTCTGTTCCCCTGACCTCAGTCCTCTAGAACATCTCTGAGACGTCATGGTTAGGTCCATCTTACACCACCAGGTTTTacctcagactgtccaggagttcaGTGATGCCCTGGTCAGGGTCTGAGGGACAAACCCCAGGACACTTATCTGTCATCTCATAGGGGACGTGCCCCAACGTTGGTACACATGCCTACAAGCAGGTTGGAGCCACAGAAATCATTTTGAGGTCCTCCAATGACATTTCAGAAAGTTGGACCACTTTTCATACAGCAAAGACTGTTTGGAGTCTAGTATTTGTTGGCTTATATATTCTAAGTGCAATGAACTTCCATTTTCATGCAAATGTACGGTTTCACCAGATTGACTGAGTCTCACGGCAGCAGAAGCTCACACCGGACACAGACGACATCGGCCAAAATGCTAAAGGTCACATAGTGAGAAATGAGATGAGAAAGggagggaagaagaaaaaagggccATATAGTACCTGCTATGTTGATCACAATAAGTACCAGGGTCTCCCCCACCTTATTATAGGCCTGGTGAGTCGGCGTGTTTTATTCACCCCAACATGAAGGCCCGCAAAGCTGCTGGGTCTGCAACAGTTAAGCAGTCGACCTCCTGGACAACagaagctaacgctagctgttattagcgttAGCTTCTGTTGCTCAACGaccgggttctgttggtctgaGCTCCCCTTCAAGCTGCGCCGTGCCGCAGCGTTCAGCGCTCCCTTCTGCTGCAGCAAAAATGTTAATCAGCTGACGGCTCAGTTTGAATATTAAATAGCAAAGCAACGAAACGACAAACAACCGTGCTTATCTAACTGATAAACACGGTTGTGCCAAATATTCTTCCCAGTATTGTGGTCATTGtctgaaattaacttcctgattcaccggccaagcTGGACGGTAGATGGAAGAATCAACCGGCCTAGCATATTTTTTTACCGGAGAAAATATTAAGTCTGATTGACCCATGCTAAACATCTCCACATAATCCCGCTACGTagttagcctgagctaaacgctagctgttagctaACGGACATGACGTAGTTGCTGTTCTCGCATCAAGTGTGCGAGCGTTTGTGTACGTGCAAGTTTGTTGTCATACgagctgaaagcagaggaacataaagaagcatccacCCAAATGATGACCGAAAAACACGACTTATTTggtgcaaacatttactcgccatgtggcagctagccctctgaaatttgCTCGGCAAACAgaaaatttactcgcatttgccGTCTGGCGAGTGTTGATTTCGGACCCTGATTGTGATACATTTAAACTTTCTCTTCTGGTTGTAGGATAAAGTTGGTTTGTCAATGAGGGCAGCATCAAATTCTGGTCAGTtggagtaaaagaaaaaaaaaagaagttattaTAGCCCCCTCTGTCCATTAAGGGGTAAAACTGGCTCCTCTATGGACGGGGACTCTTGAGTTCCCAGATCTTGCAGCCTATGATCAGCTGGAGCCCTGTGGCTCCCGGATTGTTCTTGAACACTAGATCCATTTTGTTTTAGTCATGAAGAGAACAGTTCAGGCCAGACGGTAGAAATGTGAACACAGCTGGGTGTTCCTGCGGGACAATCGTCTGAAATGGATAAGGCAGGCTAACAGGTTTTTATTCCAGGAACATTTGCTGGGCACGTGAATCAAAAAGCgtcaattctaaaaaaaaatttaaagagcCCTACTTTATAAAATATCTCTTCAGACTGAATAGAGCGATGTAGTTTGGAGAGCTGAATGAAGAATTATTACCCATCAGCTGTATTCCTttgccagcaggtggcagcagcTTTCTAAAGAACCCTCTTGTCTCCCCATCTCATTCATGTTGTAGATAtatttgggttaaaaaaaaaaaacaggttttatgaAGACACAACTGATCTTTGAAGATGTGGCTGTTCTGCAGGTTCCGAATGTTGGCGGATCACTTCCTAACCATGTATCCAAACCTCAACGTGGACATCACAGGGGAGCTCAAGCAGCTGAAGGTGATCCATCCTCTTGGATTTATCTTTATTCGGTACAAACCAGTGGCGTTCATTAGAAATGACGCCTGGAGGAATTGTCTGAGTGATTCAGCTGTTGTGGTTGTTTCCGAAGGAATATGCAGAGAGGCTGCGCCCCCTGGTGACTGACGGTGTGTACTTCATGCACAAAGCGCTCACTGGTCCCAGTAAGAAAATCCTGGTGGAGGGAGCCAATGCGGCTCTGCTGGACATCGACTTCGGTGAGCAGCGACGGCTCCAGTGCCGCACACCAAGGAGAAAGGTGGCGTATTGTTGCTCCTGTCGAAGCCTGATAGACGTGTCTGTGTTTAGGGACGTATCCTTTCGTCACGTCCTCCAACTGCACCGTTGGAGGGGTCTGCACCGGCCTTGGCGTGCCTCCGTCTTACGTCGGCCGGGTCTACGGCGTCGTCAAAGCGTACACCACCCGGGTCGGAGTTGGTGCTTTTCCAACAGAGCAGGATGACGTGAGTGTATATATGTGTACCCGTGTGGATCCCAGAGATTCAACAAACTTTTTTGCGGcccaaatgtttttgtttttttccctgacgAATCGTTTCAGTCGCTGGATAACCAGTCCGTCCTTCCTAAGTCGTCTTCCTCTAAGGTTTTTCTGAATTTGTGCGGTTTGTCCTGCAGGAGGTCGGCGATCTGCTGCAGACCAGAGGGAGAGAGTTCGGCGTGACGACGGGCCGGAGGAGGCGCTGCGGCTGGCTGGACCTGATCTTGGTCAGATACGCCCACATGGTCAACGGCTTCTCAGCGTAAGGAATGCCTTTTTAGAATATTTTCTCTCCATCTTGGTtgaaccccccccaccccacccccgaGATGAATTGAGCGCTGATTTATTTGTGCAGGATCGCTTTGACAAAGCTGGATATCTTGGACACACTGCCAGAGATTAAAGTGGGCGTGGCTTACAAGGTTGATGGAGAACCCCTACCAAGCTTCCCAGGTGAGTAGTTCCTCCTGCTTTAAGGACTTCCCTCCCCCCTTTTATGAATTGAATATAATCAATTCATGAAAGCCCGGGAGTGGAgatgtctttatttattcataaattagTGGACACTTTATGTGGTCATTAAAGACTCTGGGTGCTGGTAAGTGAGCACGGCTCTGATTCTGTTTGGGTCAGCTCCCCCCGGCAGAAACTGCTACATCCCGGTCTTTTCTTAATCTATTATGCAGCAAATTAGAAGACTCATTCGTCTCCCTCTGGACTCAGTTTGTCTTTCCAAATGAAACGAATAGAAACGTTGTGCCGTTACAAACCAGAGGGTGACGCCTCACTCCGTCCCCCCCTGTCTTTCCCGCCGCAGCAAACATGGACGTGTTGACGCGCGTGTCGGTGGATTACCAGACGTTTCCCGGCTGGTGCTGCAGCACCGAGACAGCCAGGAGCTTCGAGGAGTTGCCTCCACAGGCACAGAATTACATTCGCTTCATCGAGGACTTCCTGCAAGTGCCAGGTTTGTAAAGAGATCTTTTTTCCGTTAATGGAGAAACCGGAGCCAAGCCGGCCTCCGCTCTGCGCAGCCTGCCAGCCGCGTCCTTAACGCCGTTGTTTCTCATTTCAGTGAAGTGGGTCGGAGTGGGAAAGTCTAGAGAAAGCATGATCAAACTCTTCTGATCCCAGGACGAGCTTCGCGTCATCCGTCGTCGTTTCGCGGGCACCAGCGAGACCCCCCTCCAGCTTCTGCTTGTGTGCCACGATAACAGGAAGTCTCCAGATCTCATTTATGCATTCGACACATTGACCTCTAGATATGTAAATATTTTAGGGTGTTAAATTCCAAAGTTGAATGATAACGGCGCAACCATTCCCTGCACAAGTCCAGTAAAGCACAGTATGTTTTAGCCTTTGGTAGTTAAAGAAGCATTGCTGACATCTGTTCACCACACAGttctatttttacattttaagagACGATgatgaacagatgaacagaTGTAGAAGCCTCCATGTGAGAAGGACTTCCAAATAAAAAGAGATTATATTTCTTACGTGATGGAAAAATGCTGATAATCCCCTGTATGATCATCGTTGTCAAGACATTTCTctgtttaacacattttaacacaacAGTGCATCTCAGTTGTTTGCTTTGTAGAGTATTTGTATGATGTGTGAatgaacaatgaaaaaaaacaaaaagggtcCTGAAGGACAAGGCAACGCTGGGCAGTCTGATTCAATAAAGTGGTTTTCACATCTTGAAGTTTCTGTGAATGTTCAGGTGGTGGATGGTAACGTTCggatagggctggacaataattcactaacaatatataaatatatatatatatatatatatatatatatatatatatatatatatatatatatatatataaaatcaatcGATAAACCAGTGATTCAATAGAAAAATAAGGGTCAAtataaagttcaatagaagttttccttccttttgcattgtaTCCtttcatgtaggttaatactgcagttattacatcctcccaaccaatcacagccaatcacaaacgcagccTCAGGAgagctctgtcaccaagcttcAGAGTTCAgggagcatgttttttttttttttctttcttgaagacttacagttttggtaaaaaaaaaaaaaaattaggttgaagcaacatcataaaatggccaggactgcacttaaaatatatatttttaattgtttgataattattgatcagtcagatttctgttttagcgatatgctttttttctatatcgtccagccctacgttGGGAGGGCAGCCTCATGCGGCTGATGTAAAGAACTATTCCAAAGCTTGctataaacaataaaagaaacCCATCACCTGCTGTTTCTGCTCATTTTTCATGGACTTTAGATCGTTGTTTCCGAGAACTGTTCATGTGATTTGTCTCCTCACAGGGTCAATGGGAAGTTGTTTATCTCTAAAAGAGAAGTTAATTTTCCAGCCTGTCCAACCAGGACAACAAAGacagcaaataaaacaacacatacGTTGTTCTACAGGTGAAACTACACGGCCCAAATATGAGCAGTGTCAGCAAAAAGGTGCAATAACACAGGTGCAACAatgacttgttaaaaaaaaagccacaacaATAGCAGCAGGTATAAGAATTCCCTTATTGTCCTGTAATGGGGAAGCAAAAAATAATGTCTTCACTGCAGGCACTTTACACTGAAGGCCTGAGAGAAGAACCGGAGAACCTCTAAAGAGAGGATGGTCTGACCCTGACATGACGGACGTAGGCTTCCTCAGCACCTGCCTGTTATAAAAGTCCACAAGCTGGATAAAGTATGTGAGAGTTGGCAAAGGAAACCTGCACATTTTTTTACAGCATCTTGCAAGAAAGGGTGAAAAAAACAGTTCCAAGTCCTCCAAAACCTTTGTTGGATTTTGCAAAAGCAACCTTACATAGTTTGGTGGGTTGTCTGAAAAGCTTAAACATGGTCCCAAGTTAGTTAGGTTTGTAAGATCCCAAGAAAAGACTTCTCACAAGTTTTGATGAGGTTCTGACTTAGTTTTTTGGGAAATTGGCAGCAATTTAGGAAGAGAACAAGCAACAATCTCGCTGAATTCTGCTACAGTAAAAGGAATTTAGCGAAACTCAACTCACTAAACTTTGATAGGATCCAAGGAAATGATTCTATGGGTTCTCTGTTCAGTGCTTGTTAAGGCTTAGCCATAAATATACAGCACTATTAACGTTTCATAACCCCTCTGTTCATCTgcttaaaatagaaactaaaaagtTAACACGGGACCAGTGAGCATAGGGCGAATTATACAGGCATTTGTGTGCATTGTAGCTTCGTGTCACTCCCCACATTTAAAGGTTCCTCTCGGCACCAGAATTAGATTCTTAGATTTGCTTTTGGCATTTGTAGTGTTTACTTGCTCTTGTTCCATAAGTGAGGAAAAGCGGTGCTGTTTGCAGAAAGCATTGGCCTTTCTCAAAGATATGACCAAAAATGAAGGCCAggttggtgcttttttttttgtttagtttttttttttttaatggactaAAAAAAGGTGTTGTAAACAAATAAGACCAAAATGAGACCCGAATCAGAGTCCCAGGCAGACGTCCATTGAAAATGGAGGTAGGGGTATTATGGTTTGGGTTGCAGGAGTCTGCCCCTTGCTACAGGAAAACTGCATTTGTGGATCCATGTGCtctgatggaggttttcctttGGTTTTCGGTGGAGATAAATCTGACCTTTGAAGGTCTAATTAGGTTTTACTTGTGAAAGGTTTTGGTGCTTTTAAGGTGCGCTGTGACATTTGGTCCCATTGCAGGATTTCCGTTGAACCATGAAAACCTTACTGTTTTATATAAATGCCTTGAAATGAATGAGGTGGTTATGCATCCTGACACAAAGACCACTGACTTCGGTTGTTGGCCGCAAGGAATATGCCGCAATGTGATTATGACCGCATACCTTTACTCACCTTACACTCTTTCCCACAGTATTCACCTCTCTTAGTCATCCGGACTTCTTCGCAGAGTTTAAAAGCTTTCTAAGTCCTGGAGGGATCGGATTAAAGTGTAAAGCAGATTCCTGGGCGGATCGATGAGAGGTGTAACAGAACATGTCTTCCCAGATATTCTTTCGCTTCGCAACACCTCGGAGGCCTAAATGCATACAGCTACAAAGGTCTGCGTTTGCTGTCCAGCTGTTTGGTTAGACGATGAGTAGAAAGGGGCGAGTGAGGAAATGCttctgtcatttcagcttgtaatCAGAACCCCGTATGACGGCAAATGAAAGGTACATTAGTTAGCTTTGGCAAGTGTTCTCAACCTGTCTTTGCACATTGAGAGGTTCCTGTTCAtcatgtgtgaaaatatttaaacaacgaGTTCACTTCTGAAAGCTGCTACATCGATATTAaccttttcataaagtaattatgaaaaaagcatctctgaatcaaagcttaaTTCCAAATGTCTCACAGACACAACAGCTGTAGATCAATATGAGCAGCAGATGAAAGATAACCTGCATATATACATAAAAGTCTAATTATAATGCAACATAGTCTTAGAATAAACAATGTAGTCTCATCTtatagcttttatttttgaaatcttGATATATTACCTAGACCTAGTCagcaatgactttttttttaatatatatacaaGTATGTTTTTTTGGAAATAGTTGCATGTTTTATGTCCTGCCAATACTGGACAGCACACTTGAGGGGCAGCACAAGCACCAAACAGCTataacaacaacagaaaaggttttttgtcatttgtgcactcaaacagcttttttcaccgcttatatatatatatatatatatatatatatatatatatatatatatatatatatata belongs to Fundulus heteroclitus isolate FHET01 chromosome 11, MU-UCD_Fhet_4.1, whole genome shotgun sequence and includes:
- the adssl gene encoding adenylosuccinate synthase, like — protein: MASDSSMANGNGQEAASLNGEPVLKRPRENVPPEVSLRTPREPQNKVTVVLGAQWGDEGKGKVVDLLAMDADIVCRCQGGNNAGHTVVVDSVEYDFHLLPSGVLNKKAISFIGNGVVIHLPGLFEEAEKNLRKGKGLQGWEERLKISDRAHIVFNFHQAVDGIQEQQRQQQEGKNLGTTKKGIGPAYSSKAARNGLRVCDLVSDFKVFEEKFRMLADHFLTMYPNLNVDITGELKQLKEYAERLRPLVTDGVYFMHKALTGPSKKILVEGANAALLDIDFGTYPFVTSSNCTVGGVCTGLGVPPSYVGRVYGVVKAYTTRVGVGAFPTEQDDEVGDLLQTRGREFGVTTGRRRRCGWLDLILVRYAHMVNGFSAIALTKLDILDTLPEIKVGVAYKVDGEPLPSFPANMDVLTRVSVDYQTFPGWCCSTETARSFEELPPQAQNYIRFIEDFLQVPVKWVGVGKSRESMIKLF